One stretch of Emys orbicularis isolate rEmyOrb1 chromosome 7, rEmyOrb1.hap1, whole genome shotgun sequence DNA includes these proteins:
- the SLC3A2 gene encoding amino acid transporter heavy chain SLC3A2, giving the protein MSQDAEVDMKEVELNEMEPEKQPMTGSPSSGSPGTLGEKNGMVKVKVPEEDGEADAGTKFTGLSKEELLQVAGTPGWVRTRWALLILFWLGWLGMLAGAIVIIIQAPRCKELPPQEWWHKGGIYRIQALEAFQDSDADGIGDLAGVEQRIDYLSSLKVKGLVIGPIHVNTPDNLVSSDLQEVDPQLGTKETFAKLLEAAKKKSLKVILDLTPNYRGQMPWFSQETPRNSDFQSKMKAALEFWLEFGVAGIQMEGVEKLNDSQLLVEWKNLTSQYSSDGNARVLIAGTGQRDSWQIFSLLNETSADLLVSPYLMGLGEEPSGKKVENAIREYIQASGEKWPSWSVGDPRTGHMASLVKERLLRLYHMLLFTLPGTPFTNYGDEIGLQEQPGQFGVPHMQWNDSANFGFSSKSLPQGGGSSSNITVKAQSEDRSSLLSLFRHLSELRGKERSLLHGEFMMLPMQLPDVCVYLRSWDQNKRFLVVLNLAGTRSSVPISHSLLPSEATVELSTDPQRQEGQLALRDLTLEPSEGLLLHFPYVA; this is encoded by the exons ATGAGCCAGGACGCAGAGGTGGACATGAAGGAGGTGGAGTTGAACGAGAtggagccagagaagcagcccatgACGGGCTCCCCCTCCTCGGGATCCCCGGGCACCCTGGGCGAGAAGAACGGGATGGTGAAGGTGAAGGTGCCCGAGGAGGATGGCGAGGCGGATGCTGGCACCAAGTTCACGGGGCTGTCCaaggaggagctgctgcaggtaGCGGGCACTCCAGGGTGGGTGCGCACCCGCTGGGCCCTGCTCATCCTCTTCTGGCTGGGTTGGCTGGGCATGCTGGCGGGGGCCATCGTCATCATCATCCAGGCTCCCCGCTGCAAGGAGCTGCCTCCCCAGGAGTGGTGGCACAAGGGGGGCATTTACCGCATCCAGGCACTGGAGGCCTTCCAGGACTCGGATGCCGATGGAATCGGGGACTTAGCAG GGGTGGAGCAGCGCATCGATTACCTGAGCTCCCTGAAGGTGAAGGGGCTGGTAATTGGGCCCATACATGTTAACACCCCTGACAACCTGGTCAGCTCGGACCTGCAGGAAGTGGACCCCCAGCTCGGCACCAAGGAGACCTTTGCCAAGCTGTTGGAGGCTGCCAAGAAGAAGA GTCTCAAGGtcatcctggacctgacccccaATTACCGTGGACAGATGCCCTGGTTCAGCCAGGAGACCCCCCGCAACAGTGATTTCCAGTCTAAAATGAAG GCTGCACTGGAGTTCTGGCTGGAGTTTGGCGTGGCAGGGATCCAGATGGAGGGAGTGGAGAAGCTCAAT gactcccagcttctggtggAGTGGAAGAACCTCACGAGCCAGTACAGTTCTGATGGCAATGCCAG GGTGCTGATCGCTGGGACAGGCCAACGAGATTCCTGGCAGATCTTCTCCCTGCTGAACGAGACCAGCGCTGACCTCCTGGTCAGCCCGTATctgatggggctgggggaagagcccagTGGGAAGAAGGTGGAAAACGCGATCAGAGAGTACATCCAGGCTTCAGGAGAGAAGTGGCCCAGCTGGAGT GTGGGGGACCCAAGGACAGGGCACATGGCCTCTCTTGTGAAGGAGCGGTTGCTGCGGCTCTATCACATGCTACTTTTCACGCTGCCAGGGACACCCTTCACCAACTACGGGGATGAAATCGGGCTGCaggagcagccaggacag TTCGGCGTACCCCACATGCAGTGGAATGATTCGGCCAACTTTGGCTTCTCCTCAAAGTCATTGCCTCAaggtgggggcagcagcagcaacatcaCTGTGAAG GCACAGAGTGAGGACCGCTCCTCACTGCTCTCCTTGTTCCGGCACCTGAGCGAGCTGCGGGGCAAGGAGCGCTCGCTGTTGCATGGGGAATTCATGATGCTGCCCATGCAGTTGCCGGATGTCTGTGTCTACCTGCGCAGCTGGGACCAGAACAAACGCTTCCTGGTGGTCCTCAACTTAGCTGGCACCCGCAGCTCTGTCCCCATCTCCCACTCTCTCCTGCCTTCTGAGGCCACTGTGGAGCTCAGCACTGACCCCCAGCGCCAGGAGGGGCAGCTGGCCCTGCGGGACCTGACATTGGAGCCCTCTGAGGGGTTGCTGCTGCATTTCCCCTATGTAGCCTAG